A genomic stretch from Bos javanicus breed banteng chromosome 29, ARS-OSU_banteng_1.0, whole genome shotgun sequence includes:
- the CDC42BPG gene encoding serine/threonine-protein kinase MRCK gamma isoform X4 translates to MERRLRALERLARGEAGGGPGLDGLLDLLLGLHHELSSAPLRRERNVAQFLSWVSPFVAKVKELRLQRDDFEILKVIGRGAFGEVAVVRQRDSGQIFAMKMLHKWEMLKRAETACFREERDVLVKGDSRWVTALHYAFQDEEYLYLVMDYYAGGDLLTLLSRFEDRLPPELAQFYLAEMVLAIHSLHQLGYVHRDVKPDNILLDMNGHIRLADFGSCLRLNNSGMVDSSVAVGTPDYISPEILQAMEEGKGHYGPQCDWWSLGVCAYELLFGETPFYAESLVETYGKIMNHEDHLQFPDVPDVPASAQDLIRQLLCRQEERLGRRGLDDFRNHPFFEGVDWERLATSTAPYIPELRGPMDTSNFDVDDDTLNHPGTLPPPSHGTFLGHHLPFVGFTYTSGSPGPESSSEQLAPLERKLRCLEQEKLELSRKLQEALQTPSDHRELEQLRKEMQTLQDRLSETLGDSKADGCPAGSPGQDSDLRQERDQLLQELAEARAGQQAQARELREAKGWQEELLRKLQEAQEREAAMANQTQALNSQLEEAHDAQSRLQAQVAALKREVTQLQRQRERSPEKASPQTFHTASETNGTGSPEGGRPQETQLKQEVAALRPQLEQAHGQGPSSKEEVLCRLQEENRRLSQEQERLMEELEREQQSKQRLEGEQRETESNWEAQIADILSWVNDEKVSRGYLQALATKMAEELESLRNVGTQTLPSRPLDHQWKARRLQKMEASARLELQSALEAEIRAKQGLQERLTQAQEAQLRAESRLQEAEKRHQALQQELATLREELRARGPPDTKPSNSLIPFLSFRGSEKDATKDAGTSGEALELRPEGRRSLRLGAVFPRTPAATTPPAESPPAKPGSHTLRPWSFPSPTKCLRCTSLMLGLGRQGLGCDVCGYFCHPTCAPQAPPCPLPPTLLHTALGVHPETGTGTAYEGFLSVPRPSGVRRGWQRVFAALSDSRLLLFDAPDPKLSPASGALLQALDLRDPQFSAAPVLAPDVIHAQSKDLPRIFRVTASQLTVPPATCTVLLLAESEGERERWLQVLSELQRLLLDARPRPRPVYTLKEAYDNGLPLLPHTLCAAIVDQERLALGTEEGLFVIHLHSNDIFQVGECRRVQRLAVSPAAGLLVALCGRGPSVRLFALAELENVEAASTKIPESRGCQALAAGRILQARTPVLCVAVKRQVLCYQLGPGPGPWQRRIRELQAPAPVQSLGLLGDRLCVGAAGTFALYPLLNEAAPLALGAGLVPEELPPSRGGLGEALGAVELSLSEFLLLFTTAGVYVDSAGRKSRMQELLWPAVPTGWGYAAPYLTVFSENAIDVFDVRRAEWVQTVPLKKVRPLNPEGSLFLFGTEKVRLTYLRNPLAEKDEFDIPNLTDNSRRQLFRTKSKRRFFFRVSEEQLQQQRREMLRDPFVRSKLISTPTNFNHLVHVGPADGRPSARDLPPVAAEVKGRGARGSGPQRPHSFSEASRRPVSMGSDGLAKDADPSKDSLTASTTSASLPHVSTPFGRFKSDPGFSSPRSSCSWSSEEEALDISVQRVCVLPPGISEPCSLPDTGLRTTPEPPPSP, encoded by the exons ATGGAGCGGCGGCTGCGCGCGCTGGAGCGGCTGGCGCGGGGCGAGGCCGGCGGCGGCCCGGGGCTCGACGGCCTCCTGGATCTGCTGCTGGGGCTGCACCACGAGCTCAGCAGCGCCCCCCTGCGGCGGGAGCGCAATGTGGCGCAGTTCCTGAGCTGGG TCAGTCCCTTCGTAGCAAAGGTGAAAGAGCTGCGGCTGCAGAGAGACGACTTTGAGATCTTGAAAGTGATCGGCCGAGGGGCCTTCGGGGAG GTTGCTGTGGTGAGGCAGAGGGACAGTGGGCAGATTTTTGCCATGAAAATGCTGCACAAGTGGGAGATGCTGAAGCGGGCCGAG ACGGCCTGTTTCCGGGAGGAGCGGGATGTTCTGGTGAAGGGGGACAGCCGCTGGGTGACCGCTCTGCATTATGCTTTCCAAGATGAGGAGTATCTG TACCTGGTGATGGATTACTACGCTGGAGGGGACCTCCTCACTCTGCTGAGCCGCTTTGAAGACCGCCTCCCGCCCGAGCTGGCCCAGTTCTACCTGGCTGAGATGGTGCTGGCCATCCACTCGCTGCATCAGTTGGGCTATGTCCACAG ggatgTCAAGCCAGACAATATCCTGCTGGACATGAACGGGCACATCCGCTTGGCCGACTTTGGCTCCTGCCTACGTCTCAACAACAGTGGCATG GTGGACTCATCGGTGGCGGTGGGGACACCCGACTACATCTCCCCTGAGATCCTGCAGGccatggaggagggcaagggCCACTACGGCCCACAGTGCGACTGGTGGTCCCTGGGGGTCTGTGCCTATGAGCTGCTCTTCGGGGAGACGCCCTTCTATGCTGAATCTCTGGTGGAAACCTACGGCAAGATCATGAACCACGAG GACCACCTGCAGTTCCCCGACGTGCCCGACGTGCCAGCCAGTGCCCAAGACCTGATCCGCCAGCTGCTGTGCCGCCAGGAGGAGCGTCTGGGCCGCAGAGGGCTGGACGACTTCCGGAACCACCCCTTCTTTGAAGGCGTGGACTGGGAGAGGCTGGCGACCAGCACTGCCCCCTACATCCCCGAGCTGCGCGGGCCCATGGACACCTCCAACTTCGATGTGGACGACGACACCCTCAACCATCCA GGAACCCTGCCACCACCCTCCCATGGGACCTTCTTAGGCCACCACCTGCCATTCGTGGGCTTCACCTACACCTCAGGCAG TCCTGGCCCTGAGAGCAGCTCTGAGCAGTTGGCTCCCCTGGAGCGGAAGCTCCGCTGTCTGGAGCAGGAGAAGCTGGAGCTGAGCCGGAAGCTCCAAG AGGCTCTGCAGACCCCCTCGGACCATCGGGAGCTGGAGCAGCTGCGGAAGGAAATGCAGACTCTACAGGACAGGCTGTCAG AGACGCTGGGGGACAGCAAGGCAGACGGGTGTCCGGCTGGCAGCCCAGGCCAGGACAGTGACCTGCGGCAGGAGAGAGACCAGCTCCTCCAG GAGCTGGCTGAGGCTCGGGCGGGGCAGCAGGCACAGGCGCGGGAACTTCGTGAGGCCAAGGGGTGGCAGGAGGAGCTGCTCCGGAAGctgcaggaggcccaggagagAGAGGCGGCCATGGCCAACCAGACCCAAGCCCTGAACTCCCAGCTGGAGGAAGCCCACGATGCCCAGAGCAGG CTGCAAGCTCAGGTGGCCGCCCTGAAGCGAGAGGTGACTCAGCTCCAGAGACAGCGGGAACGAAGCCCAGAGAAGGCGTCTCCCCAG ACCTTCCACACCGCCTCTGAGACCAACGGCACAGGGTCACCTGAGGGTGGCAGGCCCCaggagacacagctgaagcagGAGGTGGCCGCACTGCGTCCACAGCTGGAGCAGGCCCACGGCCAGGG GCCGAGCAGCAAGGAGGAGGTTCTGTGCCGGCTGCAGGAGGAGAACCGGCGGCTGAGCCAGGAGCAGGAGCGG CTCATGGAAGAGCTGGAGCGGGAACAGCAGAGCAAGCAAAGGCTGGAAGGTGAGCAGCGGGAGACGGAGAGCAACTGGGAGGCCCAGATCGCTGACATCCTCAGCTG GGTGAATGATGAGAAGGTGTCAAGAGGCTACCTGCAGGCCCTGGCCACCAAGATGGCCGAGGAGCTGGAGTCCTTGCGGAACGTGGGCACCCAGACTCTCCCTTCCCGGCCGCTG GACCACCAGTGGAAGGCACGGAGGCTGCAGAAGATGGAGGCGTCAGCCAGGCTGGAGCTGCAGTCAGCGCTGGAGGCCGAGATCCGGGCCAAGCAGGGCCTGCAGGAGCGGCTGACGCAGGCGCAGGAGGCCCAGCTGCGGGCTGAGAG CCGTCTGCAGGAGGCCGAGAAGCGGCACCAGGCCTTGCAGCAGGAGCTGGCGACCTTGCGGGAGGAGCTGCGGGCGCGTGGGCCGCCGG ACACCAAGCCTTCAAACTCCCTGATTCCCTTCCTGTCCTTCCGGGGCTCAGAG AAGGATGCCACCAAAGATGCAGGCACCTCCGGAGAGGCGCTGGAGCTGAGGCCGGAGGGCCGCCGCAGCCTGCGGCTGGGG GCTGTGTTCCCCAGGACGCCTGCTGCCACCACACCCCCTGCAGAAAGTCCCCCTGCAAAG CCCGGCTCACACACGCTGCGTCCCTGGAGCTTCCCATCTCCCACTAAGTGTCTCCGCTGCACCTCGCTGATGCTGGGCCTGGGCCGCCAGGGCCTGGGCTGTGACG TTTGCGGCTACTTCTGTCACCCGACTTGTGCCCCACAGGCCCCCCCCTGCCCTTTGCCCCCTACCCTCCTCCACACGGCCCTGGGAGTGCACCCCGAAACGGGCACGGGCACCGCCTACGAGGGCTTCCTGTCG GTGCCACGGCCCTCGGGTGTCCGTCGGGGCTGGCAGCGAGTGTTCGCCGCCCTCAGCGACTCGCGCCTGCTGCTCTTTGATGCCCCAGACCCGAAGCTCAGCCCGGCCAGCGGGGCCCTCCTGCAGGCTCTGGATCTGAG GGACCCCCAGTTCTCAGCCGCCCCTGTCCTGGCCCCTGATGTTATCCATGCCCAATCCAAGGACCTGCCTCGCATCTTTAGG GTGACGGCCTCTCAGCTGACTGTGCCGCCTGCCACATGCACCGTGCTGCTGCTGGCGGAGAGTGAGGGCGAGCGGGAGCGCTGGCTGCAGGTGCTGAGCGAGCTGCAACGGCTGCTGCTGGACgcgcggccccggccccggcccgtgTACACCCTCAAGGAGGCCTACGACAACGGGCTGCCGCTGCTGCCGCACACGCTCTGCGCCGCCATCGTTG acCAGGAACGGCTTGCTCTGGGCACCGAGGAAGGGCTGTTTGTGATCCATCTGCACAGTAACG ACATCTTCCAGGTGGGCGAGTGCCGGCGGGTGCAGCGGCTGGCCGTGAGCCCTGCTGCGGGCCTTCTGGTCGCGCTGTGTGGCCGAGGCCCCAGCGTGCGCCTCTTTGCCCTGGCAGAGCTGGAGAACGTGGAGGCAGCCAGCACCAAGATCCCCGAGTCTCGAGGCTGCCAGGCCCTGGCGGCCGGGCGCATCCTGCAGGCCCGCACCCCCGTGCTCTGTGTGGCGGTCAAGCGCCAGGTGCTCTGCTACCAGCTGGGCCCAGGTCCAGGGCCCTGGCAGCGCCGCATCCGTGAGCTGCAGGCACCAGCGCCCGTGCAGAGCCTGGGGCTCCTGGGCGATCGGCTGTGCGTGGGTGCGGCTGGCACCTTCGCCCTCTACCCACTGCTTAACGAGGCAGCGCCTTTAGCGCTAGGGGCCGGTCTTGTGCCTGAGGAGCTGCCCCCGTCCCGCGGGGGCCTGGGTGAGGCCCTGGGCGCCGTGGAGCTCAGCCTCAGTGAGTTCCTGCTGCTCTTCACCACCGCCGGGGTCTACGTGGACAGCGCCGGCCGCAAGTCTCGCATGCAAGAGCTGCTGTGGCCAGCAGTGCCCACGGGCTGGG GTTATGCGGCCCCCTACCTGACAGTGTTCAGCGAAAATGCCATCGATGTGTTTGATGTGAGGAGGGCAGAATGGGTCCAGACCGTGCCACTCAAGAAG GTGCGACCCCTGAACCCAGAGGGCTCCCTGTTCCTCTTTGGTACCGAGAAGGTCCGTCTGACCTACCTCAGGAACCCGCTGGCAG AGAAGGACGAGTTCGACATCCCCAACCTCACGGACAACAGCCGGCGCCAGCTCTTCCGCACCAAGAGCAAGCGCCGCTTCTTCTTCCGCGTGTCGGaggagcagctgcagcagcagcgcAG GGAGATGCTGAGGGACCCTTTCGTGCGCTCCAAGCTTATCTCAACACCCACCAACTTCAACCACCTGGTGCACGTGGGCCCTGCTGACGGGAGACCCAGCGCCAGGGACCTGCCCCCGGTG GCTGCGGAAGTGAAGGGACGAGGTGCCCGCGGCTCTGGCCCGCAGCGGCCCCACAGCTTCTCCGAGGCCTCGCGGCGCCCAGTCTCCATGGGCAGTGACGGCCTCGCTAAAGACGCAGACCCCAGTAAGGACAGCCTCACCGCCTCCACTACCTCTGCGTCCCTCCCCCATGTTTCCACCCCCTTTGGACGCTTCAAATCTGACCCTGGATTTTCGTCCCCTCGCTCATCCTGCTCCTGGAGCAGTGAAGAGGAAGCCTTGGACATCTCTGTCCAGCGAGTCTGTGTCCTGCCCCCAGGGATCTCTGAGCCCTGCAGTCTCCCTGATACAG GTCTCAGAACGACCCCGgagcctccccccagcccctga
- the CDC42BPG gene encoding serine/threonine-protein kinase MRCK gamma isoform X2, translating to MERRLRALERLARGEAGGGPGLDGLLDLLLGLHHELSSAPLRRERNVAQFLSWVSPFVAKVKELRLQRDDFEILKVIGRGAFGEVAVVRQRDSGQIFAMKMLHKWEMLKRAETACFREERDVLVKGDSRWVTALHYAFQDEEYLYLVMDYYAGGDLLTLLSRFEDRLPPELAQFYLAEMVLAIHSLHQLGYVHRDVKPDNILLDMNGHIRLADFGSCLRLNNSGMVDSSVAVGTPDYISPEILQAMEEGKGHYGPQCDWWSLGVCAYELLFGETPFYAESLVETYGKIMNHEDHLQFPDVPDVPASAQDLIRQLLCRQEERLGRRGLDDFRNHPFFEGVDWERLATSTAPYIPELRGPMDTSNFDVDDDTLNHPGTLPPPSHGTFLGHHLPFVGFTYTSGSPGPESSSEQLAPLERKLRCLEQEKLELSRKLQEALQTPSDHRELEQLRKEMQTLQDRLSETLGDSKADGCPAGSPGQDSDLRQERDQLLQELAEARAGQQAQARELREAKGWQEELLRKLQEAQEREAAMANQTQALNSQLEEAHDAQSRLQAQVAALKREVTQLQRQRERSPEKASPQVKTFHTASETNGTGSPEGGRPQETQLKQEVAALRPQLEQAHGQGPSSKEEVLCRLQEENRRLSQEQERLMEELEREQQSKQRLEGEQRETESNWEAQIADILSWVNDEKVSRGYLQALATKMAEELESLRNVGTQTLPSRPLDHQWKARRLQKMEASARLELQSALEAEIRAKQGLQERLTQAQEAQLRAESRLQEAEKRHQALQQELATLREELRARGPPDTKPSNSLIPFLSFRGSEKDATKDAGTSGEALELRPEGRRSLRLGAVFPRTPAATTPPAESPPAKPGSHTLRPWSFPSPTKCLRCTSLMLGLGRQGLGCDVCGYFCHPTCAPQAPPCPLPPTLLHTALGVHPETGTGTAYEGFLSVPRPSGVRRGWQRVFAALSDSRLLLFDAPDPKLSPASGALLQALDLRDPQFSAAPVLAPDVIHAQSKDLPRIFRVTASQLTVPPATCTVLLLAESEGERERWLQVLSELQRLLLDARPRPRPVYTLKEAYDNGLPLLPHTLCAAIVDQERLALGTEEGLFVIHLHSNDIFQVGECRRVQRLAVSPAAGLLVALCGRGPSVRLFALAELENVEAASTKIPESRGCQALAAGRILQARTPVLCVAVKRQVLCYQLGPGPGPWQRRIRELQAPAPVQSLGLLGDRLCVGAAGTFALYPLLNEAAPLALGAGLVPEELPPSRGGLGEALGAVELSLSEFLLLFTTAGVYVDSAGRKSRMQELLWPAVPTGWGYAAPYLTVFSENAIDVFDVRRAEWVQTVPLKKVRPLNPEGSLFLFGTEKVRLTYLRNPLAEKDEFDIPNLTDNSRRQLFRTKSKRRFFFRVSEEQLQQQRREMLRDPFVRSKLISTPTNFNHLVHVGPADGRPSARDLPPVAAEVKGRGARGSGPQRPHSFSEASRRPVSMGSDGLAKDADPSKDSLTASTTSASLPHVSTPFGRFKSDPGFSSPRSSCSWSSEEEALDISVQRVCVLPPGISEPCSLPDTGLRTTPEPPPSP from the exons ATGGAGCGGCGGCTGCGCGCGCTGGAGCGGCTGGCGCGGGGCGAGGCCGGCGGCGGCCCGGGGCTCGACGGCCTCCTGGATCTGCTGCTGGGGCTGCACCACGAGCTCAGCAGCGCCCCCCTGCGGCGGGAGCGCAATGTGGCGCAGTTCCTGAGCTGGG TCAGTCCCTTCGTAGCAAAGGTGAAAGAGCTGCGGCTGCAGAGAGACGACTTTGAGATCTTGAAAGTGATCGGCCGAGGGGCCTTCGGGGAG GTTGCTGTGGTGAGGCAGAGGGACAGTGGGCAGATTTTTGCCATGAAAATGCTGCACAAGTGGGAGATGCTGAAGCGGGCCGAG ACGGCCTGTTTCCGGGAGGAGCGGGATGTTCTGGTGAAGGGGGACAGCCGCTGGGTGACCGCTCTGCATTATGCTTTCCAAGATGAGGAGTATCTG TACCTGGTGATGGATTACTACGCTGGAGGGGACCTCCTCACTCTGCTGAGCCGCTTTGAAGACCGCCTCCCGCCCGAGCTGGCCCAGTTCTACCTGGCTGAGATGGTGCTGGCCATCCACTCGCTGCATCAGTTGGGCTATGTCCACAG ggatgTCAAGCCAGACAATATCCTGCTGGACATGAACGGGCACATCCGCTTGGCCGACTTTGGCTCCTGCCTACGTCTCAACAACAGTGGCATG GTGGACTCATCGGTGGCGGTGGGGACACCCGACTACATCTCCCCTGAGATCCTGCAGGccatggaggagggcaagggCCACTACGGCCCACAGTGCGACTGGTGGTCCCTGGGGGTCTGTGCCTATGAGCTGCTCTTCGGGGAGACGCCCTTCTATGCTGAATCTCTGGTGGAAACCTACGGCAAGATCATGAACCACGAG GACCACCTGCAGTTCCCCGACGTGCCCGACGTGCCAGCCAGTGCCCAAGACCTGATCCGCCAGCTGCTGTGCCGCCAGGAGGAGCGTCTGGGCCGCAGAGGGCTGGACGACTTCCGGAACCACCCCTTCTTTGAAGGCGTGGACTGGGAGAGGCTGGCGACCAGCACTGCCCCCTACATCCCCGAGCTGCGCGGGCCCATGGACACCTCCAACTTCGATGTGGACGACGACACCCTCAACCATCCA GGAACCCTGCCACCACCCTCCCATGGGACCTTCTTAGGCCACCACCTGCCATTCGTGGGCTTCACCTACACCTCAGGCAG TCCTGGCCCTGAGAGCAGCTCTGAGCAGTTGGCTCCCCTGGAGCGGAAGCTCCGCTGTCTGGAGCAGGAGAAGCTGGAGCTGAGCCGGAAGCTCCAAG AGGCTCTGCAGACCCCCTCGGACCATCGGGAGCTGGAGCAGCTGCGGAAGGAAATGCAGACTCTACAGGACAGGCTGTCAG AGACGCTGGGGGACAGCAAGGCAGACGGGTGTCCGGCTGGCAGCCCAGGCCAGGACAGTGACCTGCGGCAGGAGAGAGACCAGCTCCTCCAG GAGCTGGCTGAGGCTCGGGCGGGGCAGCAGGCACAGGCGCGGGAACTTCGTGAGGCCAAGGGGTGGCAGGAGGAGCTGCTCCGGAAGctgcaggaggcccaggagagAGAGGCGGCCATGGCCAACCAGACCCAAGCCCTGAACTCCCAGCTGGAGGAAGCCCACGATGCCCAGAGCAGG CTGCAAGCTCAGGTGGCCGCCCTGAAGCGAGAGGTGACTCAGCTCCAGAGACAGCGGGAACGAAGCCCAGAGAAGGCGTCTCCCCAGGTCAAG ACCTTCCACACCGCCTCTGAGACCAACGGCACAGGGTCACCTGAGGGTGGCAGGCCCCaggagacacagctgaagcagGAGGTGGCCGCACTGCGTCCACAGCTGGAGCAGGCCCACGGCCAGGG GCCGAGCAGCAAGGAGGAGGTTCTGTGCCGGCTGCAGGAGGAGAACCGGCGGCTGAGCCAGGAGCAGGAGCGG CTCATGGAAGAGCTGGAGCGGGAACAGCAGAGCAAGCAAAGGCTGGAAGGTGAGCAGCGGGAGACGGAGAGCAACTGGGAGGCCCAGATCGCTGACATCCTCAGCTG GGTGAATGATGAGAAGGTGTCAAGAGGCTACCTGCAGGCCCTGGCCACCAAGATGGCCGAGGAGCTGGAGTCCTTGCGGAACGTGGGCACCCAGACTCTCCCTTCCCGGCCGCTG GACCACCAGTGGAAGGCACGGAGGCTGCAGAAGATGGAGGCGTCAGCCAGGCTGGAGCTGCAGTCAGCGCTGGAGGCCGAGATCCGGGCCAAGCAGGGCCTGCAGGAGCGGCTGACGCAGGCGCAGGAGGCCCAGCTGCGGGCTGAGAG CCGTCTGCAGGAGGCCGAGAAGCGGCACCAGGCCTTGCAGCAGGAGCTGGCGACCTTGCGGGAGGAGCTGCGGGCGCGTGGGCCGCCGG ACACCAAGCCTTCAAACTCCCTGATTCCCTTCCTGTCCTTCCGGGGCTCAGAG AAGGATGCCACCAAAGATGCAGGCACCTCCGGAGAGGCGCTGGAGCTGAGGCCGGAGGGCCGCCGCAGCCTGCGGCTGGGG GCTGTGTTCCCCAGGACGCCTGCTGCCACCACACCCCCTGCAGAAAGTCCCCCTGCAAAG CCCGGCTCACACACGCTGCGTCCCTGGAGCTTCCCATCTCCCACTAAGTGTCTCCGCTGCACCTCGCTGATGCTGGGCCTGGGCCGCCAGGGCCTGGGCTGTGACG TTTGCGGCTACTTCTGTCACCCGACTTGTGCCCCACAGGCCCCCCCCTGCCCTTTGCCCCCTACCCTCCTCCACACGGCCCTGGGAGTGCACCCCGAAACGGGCACGGGCACCGCCTACGAGGGCTTCCTGTCG GTGCCACGGCCCTCGGGTGTCCGTCGGGGCTGGCAGCGAGTGTTCGCCGCCCTCAGCGACTCGCGCCTGCTGCTCTTTGATGCCCCAGACCCGAAGCTCAGCCCGGCCAGCGGGGCCCTCCTGCAGGCTCTGGATCTGAG GGACCCCCAGTTCTCAGCCGCCCCTGTCCTGGCCCCTGATGTTATCCATGCCCAATCCAAGGACCTGCCTCGCATCTTTAGG GTGACGGCCTCTCAGCTGACTGTGCCGCCTGCCACATGCACCGTGCTGCTGCTGGCGGAGAGTGAGGGCGAGCGGGAGCGCTGGCTGCAGGTGCTGAGCGAGCTGCAACGGCTGCTGCTGGACgcgcggccccggccccggcccgtgTACACCCTCAAGGAGGCCTACGACAACGGGCTGCCGCTGCTGCCGCACACGCTCTGCGCCGCCATCGTTG acCAGGAACGGCTTGCTCTGGGCACCGAGGAAGGGCTGTTTGTGATCCATCTGCACAGTAACG ACATCTTCCAGGTGGGCGAGTGCCGGCGGGTGCAGCGGCTGGCCGTGAGCCCTGCTGCGGGCCTTCTGGTCGCGCTGTGTGGCCGAGGCCCCAGCGTGCGCCTCTTTGCCCTGGCAGAGCTGGAGAACGTGGAGGCAGCCAGCACCAAGATCCCCGAGTCTCGAGGCTGCCAGGCCCTGGCGGCCGGGCGCATCCTGCAGGCCCGCACCCCCGTGCTCTGTGTGGCGGTCAAGCGCCAGGTGCTCTGCTACCAGCTGGGCCCAGGTCCAGGGCCCTGGCAGCGCCGCATCCGTGAGCTGCAGGCACCAGCGCCCGTGCAGAGCCTGGGGCTCCTGGGCGATCGGCTGTGCGTGGGTGCGGCTGGCACCTTCGCCCTCTACCCACTGCTTAACGAGGCAGCGCCTTTAGCGCTAGGGGCCGGTCTTGTGCCTGAGGAGCTGCCCCCGTCCCGCGGGGGCCTGGGTGAGGCCCTGGGCGCCGTGGAGCTCAGCCTCAGTGAGTTCCTGCTGCTCTTCACCACCGCCGGGGTCTACGTGGACAGCGCCGGCCGCAAGTCTCGCATGCAAGAGCTGCTGTGGCCAGCAGTGCCCACGGGCTGGG GTTATGCGGCCCCCTACCTGACAGTGTTCAGCGAAAATGCCATCGATGTGTTTGATGTGAGGAGGGCAGAATGGGTCCAGACCGTGCCACTCAAGAAG GTGCGACCCCTGAACCCAGAGGGCTCCCTGTTCCTCTTTGGTACCGAGAAGGTCCGTCTGACCTACCTCAGGAACCCGCTGGCAG AGAAGGACGAGTTCGACATCCCCAACCTCACGGACAACAGCCGGCGCCAGCTCTTCCGCACCAAGAGCAAGCGCCGCTTCTTCTTCCGCGTGTCGGaggagcagctgcagcagcagcgcAG GGAGATGCTGAGGGACCCTTTCGTGCGCTCCAAGCTTATCTCAACACCCACCAACTTCAACCACCTGGTGCACGTGGGCCCTGCTGACGGGAGACCCAGCGCCAGGGACCTGCCCCCGGTG GCTGCGGAAGTGAAGGGACGAGGTGCCCGCGGCTCTGGCCCGCAGCGGCCCCACAGCTTCTCCGAGGCCTCGCGGCGCCCAGTCTCCATGGGCAGTGACGGCCTCGCTAAAGACGCAGACCCCAGTAAGGACAGCCTCACCGCCTCCACTACCTCTGCGTCCCTCCCCCATGTTTCCACCCCCTTTGGACGCTTCAAATCTGACCCTGGATTTTCGTCCCCTCGCTCATCCTGCTCCTGGAGCAGTGAAGAGGAAGCCTTGGACATCTCTGTCCAGCGAGTCTGTGTCCTGCCCCCAGGGATCTCTGAGCCCTGCAGTCTCCCTGATACAG GTCTCAGAACGACCCCGgagcctccccccagcccctga